Genomic window (Chelmon rostratus isolate fCheRos1 chromosome 15, fCheRos1.pri, whole genome shotgun sequence):
TGGAGCTTTCAAGAACAACCTCGTCTGCACGCAGAGCAACATGACCTGTGTGGCCTGAGGTTATTCTTCTGCTTAATGGGGAAGATTGATGACTTGAAAATGAGAAGATAGTAGGACACATTCACTGTCCTTTCACTGTTAATTTGCAGAATAACGATGATGGGTCCTATACAGAGTTCTTCTTGCTGGACTAAACAAGAGTAGTTAACCTTAAGTCTTCCTGATATATTGCAGCATTACTGATCAGGGTGGATGACTGCAGATGCACTGGCACTGGTGCACTGATGGGCTCCACTTTTGAGTTACCTGTTTAGTGCTTGTGGTCAGAGCTGCATGGAATATTTTCCATCTATAAATTATCATACACTTATATTTTGGGGTTGAAGGTTGAATCATACAGACCGACCCTTTACATGTCTGCTCACTTGCTAACTAGTTTCCATGCAGTTGAAGGTTAACAGGGCAGCTAACTGTAGGATTCAGTGTACTGACGCTCACACATGGTAACTGGAACACCTGCTGTATTGAGGCCTACTAACGGTTACAACTTGCAGTGTTTTTTAGGTAATAAATCAAAACTGCACACTCTGGAAGTGGACATGCGTCTTGTTATACTGATGTGATTTACACGCATGTGCCGTGTGGAGTCAGGACACGTGCTGTTTGATGGTGGTTTATCAGTGCGGATTCTTAGACGTCACGTTCAGTGTTATTTCGGCCCAGGCGGCCTGCCTCATATATCTCCAGAGATAATGTACTGCTTTCATCAAACTCCCACTCTGGTCTATTTGGGTTTACGTTTTTTTCTGATGGAGAAAACGTGTTTTGTATTCCCCTCGCACGCTTTGTgcaagtacaaaaacaaaccccTGTTTCAGCGTGAACGCCATCACGTTCACCTCAGATTTACTGCGGCAATATAGTGAGCTCACAGCATGCTGTGTTCCTGTTGATGGCATATTCTGAAGACCTTGTGGTGTTGATGTTGAGAGTGGAATTATGGCAAGAATGTGCAGTGATGTGCCGGGGCAGACTGTACTTGGCTGTTTGTCTTGGTGGCGGTCTGTGGCTGCTTAATAGTGGCGCTTTTGGTTATGGAAGAACACTGAGCTTCTGGATTGATGAAATATCCCTGAGATCCAGCATCTGAGGGCCTTGAATTCATTACACATGTATCCAGTCTGCACAGTTTAACCCTGTGATCAAGTGCCACCCCTTGATCACCCGTGGAGAGAAATACCACACAGAAgccctctcctgtctcctgtggGAGTTTGTTGTTGAGCGCGAGAGCTACTAGAGATTCTtgaaaatagataaataatgtTGGTAAGCCGCAGAGTTTAACCAAAGGGCGCTATGAGAGGTCTTATAGAGAGGCTTTGTGGCTGTTTGGTGTCGAGAAAGAGACATCTGCTTCTCAATCTCACATGTGGCCTTGAGAGAGTTCATTACTGCTCGGGTTTACTGAGTCATAAGCTTGGGATAAATACTTGTTGATGTGTCATTAGAAATTAGCCTGCTGGAATGAATATAACTGAAGTGGGAAGGCCGTGTGGTCAGGTTAAGGTCTCAGGAGATTTTGTAGTCTAACCAGGCAACTGCTCCTGTTTTATTAGGTCATCAACAGGCAATGAATTCCAATGTTAAGTTAACCTGATGAGGACTAACGGGGCAAATTCCAGCCAAATGTAACGCATTTAACTGCCATGCCACTGCCACCACCACTGGGtacaacaaacacactcatgtacATTATCAGGTATTTCAAATCAGTCTGTCCAGTGTTTAAAAGCCAGAAGGCAGAATTCCTCAAATtaggtttggttgaaataagcTAACAATCCGACTTCTAAGCTGCCAAATCCTGCAAAGTTTTGGGGAAACAAACTGGCTAACGCAGAGTAGACGAGGAAGCGCTCAAAAATCTGTTGCCCCGTTAAAGGCTATAATCAATTTCTGTCAACAAAAGCCTTTAACCGCACTACCGCaaacctgctgtttctctgtcatAGGCGGTAATAAGCACGTCATATTTCAGCAACAGCCATGCGATCTGAAGTGACATGTTATTTTCTCCTTGCGCTTTTTTTCCTGGATTGCgatcagtgttttgtttttctctcatttctgaAATCACATGAACCAAATGATGAGGAATGTGCACGCCACGTGACGCGCTCATTATTTGAGGAAAGAGCTTTCCAACCAtccattttttttgcatcatatTGTGCATAGATGACTAACTGGAAAACAACCAGCGTTTATTGGACTATAAATGTGGTCGCTCATAGTAAACAAATGCAGTGATTCAAGCTAGGCTAATGCCTGGCTGCAAAAGCTCTCCAATCCGGAACCCCGCTGGTCTCTTACAGTCTGCACTTAGCACCGCTTCTTCCTGGTGTCTCTCACTCAGTGGGACATAACAATATACCGGTCAAAAGGTTAGCACTCCGTGGTGCGGGGTCTTCTCTACAAAGATACTTTAACCATCGTaagtcagtgtgtgagtggCAGCTAGCTGTGGGTCGGTGCACCAAGAGCATGTGACTGTGTGGCGTGATCACTGTATATGCTTGTGTCTCTTTCCTCTGCCAGACACCGCTGCACGGCAGGGTATCGACATCAGAGAGTAGTTCAACAAAGCCGTAAATTGACAGACATGCCTCACTACTTTTGTACTTTATACAAAAATCCTCTGCTTTTTATGGCTAACTTGTTGTGACACATCTTGACGCGTCAGCTGCTGTAacgttttgtctttttaacGCTGTTTGGTCTTTcattcagattaaaaaaaaggtactTTCCCTtcagtgtttccatcagtgATTGACATATATTCTCTCATTGTACTGCATGTGCTTTGGATTAAAATGGCAAATAGCGTGCCGCGTTTTAACCCAGGCGTGTACTGTTGACGAATCACTGATTTTGTATATGTAGATTACGTTGTTTCAACAGATTAAACCAGGGCGCTAACATAAAGCTTGATAACTCAAAACACAGATGCACGCAGATGTCAGCTAATATTATCAGAGGCAGCATGATGTTATTAGGAGTTAATGCCAACATAGTGGTGAGAGTCATGGCGTGAGCAGCACTCCTCTGGGGAAAGCGCCTTCTCTCACTCTGCATGCACCCAAGCCACAAGCATCCCTGAGTTACATAAGAGTCCTTTTGTGCAGGCGTACGCTTCCATGTGTCTTTTTCGCTCAGGTCCTGAAGGCCACACAGGTGGACAATGAAATGAGGTTCCAGTATCCTGAAGGGATCAGTCGAGGGAGAATCTGTCATCTAGACAGAGATAGAAGGGAGATCTGATCTGTCTAAGTGCATTTCCAggtttttgaaatgaaaaatatgctcTGAAGGGAATGAGACCTGGTGTGTGCCAGACTTATGCTGTCTATGTCTATTGTCAGTAGTCCACTCAGGCTGGAGGAAGGGACCAACATCTACTTGTCcacaaaagttaaaaaacacCCCACAGTGATGGTTTTGGAAGAGCGACCACTCCGGAGATCCATAAAGAAGCTGAATTTATTCAAATGATTCCCTGTTTACAAAACATTGCTTTGTTGAGCATCTCAGAGTAATTTACAGttacattatatacatttaCAGCAGATGATCATCATGAAGTGGTCTTCTTATTGGGTAAAGCATAGTGGAAAAAGTCAGACATCAAAAGAATCACTACTTCAATATTGAATACTTCAatctgaaaagcagcaaaaaagtGCTTGTTTTAAGTTTAGAGATAATTTCCTGAGCAGGTTATTTCTTTAAAGGAGGGCAGTCTTCAGGACCAGGCAGAGAAGCCATGCTTATCCTTCACCACCCATATGCTGTCAATCACCTTGCCATACTGGAACACACAGAAGAGTCTTTGTTACCATTTAAGCAATGCTCTTTGATCTTTAACTCTGTCCTTTGGCCTttgctgtgcttgtgtgcgtgttcCTCCATGTGTGCTTACCTGGTCATCGGAGACCTGCTCCAAGTAAAGGTGGGTGGTGTTGACCAGTTGCATGCGGGTGTAGCCGTAGTCTGTGCTGCGCAAGGCGCTCCAGTCTTTGGGGTTTGGATTGAACCTGTCGgtcttctctctgcagccctgcagacGAATCAGCAGTGATCAAACTGAATCTGCTGGTGATGAGCCACATGCCTTTCTCCAGCTCTGTCCACAAAGCCCTGTGTGACATTTACAACTGTGGCTGTGTCTCGGTGTGAGCCTGGCCGCATTTTGATATACCGATGACTAAACCCTCTGTGGCTGGATGACGAAGCATGCCCGCGCTGCTCACCACcacatcagaaaacacttaACCAGAGGAACAGCTGGTACTAAACTCATGTGGCAGACCAACTGCTGCACAGACAGGACTGTGAACAATACCTAACATTGTTTgtgttgatgctgctgtcaATTCTGCAATGATCCATCTGGAAAAACATTAACAGTGATGCAGTGACATGACAGTACTTACAGCAGAGCCTGTGATAATGTGTACTGGAGCTTTTGGGTTCACATAAGGCTCCTCTTTGCTCCCATTGCACACCTGAAGGGGAATAACACAAGTCTCTTTCATTTATCCACAACACAGACTACAGATGTAAGAATGTGGTGAATTAAGAGCTGACCTTGTCACGGTAGACAGGCCAAAGCCTCTcatatgtgtgttcatgtgcccACAACTCCAGATCCACCCCTGTGAAAGACATCTGATGATAGTCAGCAACCTTCCATAGAAAACACAACTGCCCAAACAGCtcaattaaacacattttgctgtGGAATCTAATGTTTCTCAGATCCTGTGCCCATTTAATTTTGAGATTTCTCAACAATCAACAAAAGCTTAAGATCAGAGCAACCAAAACTTTCAAAGTTCCACCACAAGTTAGATAATTAAATGCAACAAACTTAAGTCTGAGAAATGTAATACaggaaaaacatttgcaaatagGCTGTTGGGATGTGAGCCAGACCAAAGGCCTGCTTTTTGGGATGTTTGGACTGTTCTGCTCTCTGCAACTGTTAGGACATTAGTCTGTCTGAGTGTGCAAATTTGTGATCTTAAACACCCATTAGCAGCACACAGCTGGTTGTCGAATAGAGATCATACCATAGCGGTAAAATAGATCCTCTAGACCAGGAGCTGGCGGTTTGGTGTCGTTCCGTCCGAGTCGGACCTGAGATATAACAGAGAGGAATAATGACAGCATGAACACGCATTAATGTCCGGCACACTACCTGAAACACTACCTGGTGGAAAGCCATCATGCCCATGCCAGCCTCACTCTGAACAGTGCCAAGTGCTGAGAGAAGTCAGTCGAAGTGGAAACTATTTGGTCCCAAATTGCAGTGATTATGACTGCAGACTGTACTCGGTGTGCTTATGGGCTGCGATGTGGACTGGCTAGCGTGCAACACGTGTGACACGTCTGCCTCCAGGAGCAATTCAAGTGTCAGGCAACACAGCAGACAACGAGTCCTACAAATAACTAAGCTGTcgacaaacagcaaaataataaaaacgGGTCAATTTACAACATGTTTTAGggtaatgattttttttttttttttgcttggcCTTAATCACATTAAATGATAGTAGATACATAGTTGTACTGTGATGAAGAGCTCTGTTGATGTATTTCAAAATTAACTGAAGGCGAGTTATTCAGGCTGGTATTAAGTTAACATAGTACCAcaaatctctttttttaactttaatttctctgcctttttattggattttatttattattaggttttttttctactctgtttagtttttaatgccatactgcagctgcattttatGTATGACAGGCATTATATAAATAGAAAAGAAGAAGTTAATATGATTAAAACGCCTACAATGAACATAATTTTGTATTGATGTTGACCCTCTGGACAAAAAGCGGTGATGTTTCCACTGTCTCATCTCGTAAAGATCTTGATCTGGCAAGCACGTGTGTTTGTTATGGAAGCCGGGGAAACAAAGGTGCAACTTAATTTTAATGCAAAAGTGGTATTATCCTCCTTTACTGAGGCAGACTTTAAAGCTTCTCTTGACTTTCTCTTCTAAGTACATGCCTCTTATAAAACTACCTGCCACTATGAGTTTGATGCTGGAGGCAATActctctgtgtcagtgtgaagaGATCAGCACTTTAAGCTCTTGTGTACATTTGAAAGGGCGCATGAATGAACGGATAGGATTCTGTGATTTACACACATAGGAGTCAAACTTGGTACAGTCGTCCTGGTCGTCATCCGAGCAGTACATGGGTCTGTGTCCCATGGTGATGATCCATGGACGCACTGCTCGGTTCTCTGGCTTGTTGGCCTCCTAGAAAGGAGAAAGGCATGCacatgtaagtgtgtgtgacattgAAATAGGAGGACAGAGGTGATTTTATTTGGAACAGACTGAGTAATCGGTAGATTTataatggagaaagagagaatggaACGACTTGGAAAGATAACATTGTGctaaagtggaaaaaagagtGTGGGAAGTGTGGGAACAAAGGAGAGCGCTAAGCCACCATCAACACATGCAACCGCTGCGGTCATTAACCTCCAGGTCTTTCTTCAGCCACTCATACTGCTGGAAGAGGAGCTCCAGGCCGTATTCGAGATAGAAATAAACCTCAGTGGAGAAGGAGATGATGTGCGCTGACCCCAGGTTCCAGCTGCGGACACACATCGTTAAAATGATACACAGCCTTGACCCAGTCGAGGAAGCATGCCAAAAGTCAGCAGATAAGCAAGAACAGGCCTCTCTTTAAAATCTAGATTGTGTGAAAAATCCAGGCAACGCTTCTGTGCCTGACATTTTGCTGTTGAATGTGGTGCCAGATACACTTTAGCGAATGAACTCCTTACTGTGCTGTGAGTGTGCTTACATGTTCATCCTGCAGGGTTCATGGAAAAGCATGTGTTCTGTACATGTGTATTGTATGTTATGAACTGTTTCCAGTAGTAGTCAGATTTCACATTGCCTCTCCAGTggtcccctctgtctcctcttgttCCTAAGCATGCACATGAGGTGAGGGCGCTCTGCCAGCAGGCCGGTCTGCGTCTAGGACTGAGAGGTGGGCAGCTGGCCTGTGGTCTAGCAAGGTTTTATCTTTCTGTCTGAGAGAAGGAGGTCTGTCGCTATGAGTCACCCCGTCAGATGTATAGCTCCTTTGTGTAGTCCCCATGTCCCAGAGATAGGAGGCAAACTAAACTAAGGGGGCTCTGCACTCCTCTTTTGCCTCTTACAGCTCATTAATACTTACTGAAATACAGTAGGAGGTTTGGTAAACCTTCACATGATACTTCACATGGGGCCCCTTGTTGGAAAAGAAATGATTTCTCTTTCCtagctgtgtgtgcagctagCACACACTCTGGGTTTGAAGTGGTCTTCTAATGACAAAAGTGCTTGTGGTTCTTTCACCTGCTCAAGCACACCAAAGCCCACCTTAACTTGGGCGATTTTCACACCTCACTCCTTTGGTCTAGACTTCTGGATTTCAGTTTGACCTGAACCTGGTCCAACGATATAAAAAATCAGCTGGAAAAAACTACAAATGCCAACACTTTCCAGGTATTTTCCCagagaatgagagggaggggaagaggaagttAATTCACTAAACTGGAATTACTGTGCCTGAAGTTTGTGCTGCTGGTAGAAAAGCATACTAACATTATAGAggcaacacaaaatgaaaagaatatgttcattcatttccattaatCTGCCAAACTGACAATATGTAGATGTCATATGCACGCCCGTCTGCAAACCAATCACTGTCAAATAGGGAGATGCAGCCCACGTAGGTGATGACGACAGGCTGTAGGTGTGTCACGTAAAGCTCCACAAGGGTGGCAGATTATCTCCTCCCTCACCTGTACCACAGGCTCTCAGTCTGGCCTGGCATGCTGAAGCGATTCCTGTAGTTGGAGAAGTTACTGTGAACAAACAAGAGGGGAAAAAGTTAATTAACAAAAGACTGATCACACAATCTACATTCTTTGAATATCTAAGAAACAGCAATTAGCACCACAGACTTCTACCCTCTCTTATTTTGTGGTGCCTACACCAGAGCTCAAAGAAAAGCTAAAGTACAATCCATTCACGACACACTGAAGATAATTCTCAGCTTTGCTATAGACCAGCAATTGTTATAATAACTGCTCAGTTTTGGTGCaattcttttgttttatgtgactgttcagttttcatttgaagCAGACTGAAAAGTCAGGGTGCTATATCATCGGATAAAGATGACCATCAAACTGTGGTGGTGACATCTgcttcaaactttaaaaaagagagaaaaaaaagacgtaGCTAGTTTTAACTGTTCTGAGAAACCGTACACTCTGCAGTAGTCAGGCTATCAGTGGCTGCCTCTCCAAATTAAAGGCTGTAGAAAAACACGGACGTAGCCTCTGTGACATCGCCCTTTAAGTTCCTGCGGGGATGTTTTGAAGCTT
Coding sequences:
- the acp7 gene encoding acid phosphatase type 7 yields the protein MVPVHAACALLSLAPLLVLGVPPIWTQPEQVHLSYPGVPGSMVVTWTTFNKTQSEVEYGLLRGRLFEMSAKGDATLFVDSGKEKRKMFIHRVTLTGLKPAAAYVYHCGSDEGWSDVFSFTALNDSTSFSPRFALYGDLGNENPQSLARLQKETQLGMYDVILHIGDFAYDMHEDNARIGDEFMRQIQSIAAYVPYMTCPGNHEATYNFSNYRNRFSMPGQTESLWYSWNLGSAHIISFSTEVYFYLEYGLELLFQQYEWLKKDLEEANKPENRAVRPWIITMGHRPMYCSDDDQDDCTKFDSYVRLGRNDTKPPAPGLEDLFYRYGVDLELWAHEHTYERLWPVYRDKVCNGSKEEPYVNPKAPVHIITGSAGCREKTDRFNPNPKDWSALRSTDYGYTRMQLVNTTHLYLEQVSDDQYGKVIDSIWVVKDKHGFSAWS